A window of the Salvelinus sp. IW2-2015 linkage group LG3, ASM291031v2, whole genome shotgun sequence genome harbors these coding sequences:
- the kmt2e gene encoding LOW QUALITY PROTEIN: inactive histone-lysine N-methyltransferase 2E (The sequence of the model RefSeq protein was modified relative to this genomic sequence to represent the inferred CDS: inserted 19 bases in 16 codons; deleted 5 bases in 3 codons; substituted 3 bases at 3 genomic stop codons) codes for MSIVIPVGVDTADTSYLEMAAGSEPESVEASPVVVEKSSYPHQIYSISSHHSHSYIGLPYADHNYGARPPPTPPASPPPSMLIRPGEGLFVPGGLQDEASRGTTLSTSEDGSYGADITRCICGFTHDDGYMICCDKCSVWQHIDCMGIDRQHIPETYLCERCQPRILDRDRAIVLQTRKRENMSGEWRDGIPVCISADGDTSATESGDEVPLELYTAFQHTPTSITLTTGRLAXNKQADKKRKRSGDKEPVATSARAKKAFREGSRKSSRVKGGAPEMEPGEHPSLWENKMKAWMEAYEDAGSNQYSEDVQILLRVKEAGDGKTLAYNTHTATFKPPVESQVQKNKKILKAVRDLAPESLIIEYRGKFMLRQQFEANGCFFKRPYPFVLFYSKFDGLEMCVDARSFGNEARFIRRSCTPNSEVRHVIEDGMLHLYIYSLRSISKGTEITIGFDYDYGCCKYKVDCACVRGNPECPVLKYNLEPTENLEASSRRRGRKDKEPMMQRGDHLDLGQNQNMTLDCDGRAKGLGADGKQRKLSPLRLSISNNQDPTELEGVEDQPDNSVSSEVEMESEETIAERKRKMASPAEESHLQGVGASSCLGLSKPETREERKMEAILQAFARMEKREKRREQALEKIGTKSEGGIKEEPPATPEADMQSPGIMTPLLEVKEEPGLNKPTPAKLRGSKQRKSFSRSRTHIGQQRRRARTISTCSDIPPGSPGELLDPLANDGPAVEAXQDPEPEALSSHAPDTSPPYSGSPXPDRNRSGQKYPKTKKHLVSEWCVDKQERSLRTPEPPPERPLRISSDPEVLAQQLNALPGMGPSPHVYSTPKHYVRFSSPFLXNRSPTTPGVPTGRXRSRELPDTPPTSGSCKKRWLKQALEEETTTPPPSSGRPXLVMPSEGPLSPPINGTLTAPPYNGSCTLPGEDSELPTPLKKRRLGLCPLDACMSESSTPYDSPCATQQPGPTYQSGTPLLLATQPPRVTRTEAEPRASTXTPTHALSAPQESESSLDSSPEGSRRPSXQEAERPPSLXSSPCVAVRAPSLDVLPPXPTPKTSAPVSPAPTAESQDCVGEEGPETGAEGKGEAPSSSTDPASSSLXPPWMKSPERVGLSGPGGLSFSPSTLTXGTYPSHTLEPILAFRPEAWLAVAVAGVVTVPVPLAAGPFTEAAGSLFYPCPEEGGTLAFSRSLSGDSTGEGGSGQNPHRRKKVSLLEYRKRQREARRAAPKWNAARCSTTPTLVEMFLLPMETTQEPPPLAPALAPAQAPVALLQWPHPARAKYPQPSEDTEPPVEGRXEGGEGQWTRPTSVGRQESVATRALSLSDHSKDKETEGSEAPVRDCSSPSLQRTPTHTPCSPGPAXPSQPSSRPVKEEESDSRPRTPPRLPHSSPARPAVPKSQPPDPTKLHLLHTCPAPYILASSSSTPNPGSGLPYRSQRAFLFAPPQSSHRLNQGRPLLPVSPQSAPSPPPPAPPAXAAYFPSQSASRVGSFLGSRPSVTSPFPWRPALLQTLPHHALHYQSSXPLPSSPPPPQHLGPXPGLLHVNLQPPPVQQHQLLLTTSPPSSSAPPQARPPAAAALSSTLLSLNQGLPFLPPPPPPPASSTGVPMQVQXPHHFRTWGPFQPRXCTPAATTNPSVPLSTYPPSHQQTGLPPPLSPSPAADSAGQAVPTATQMPSGTRGAPXHNAGYLGTGWARPPPCRPPPWPRQPL; via the exons ACCAGAATCGGTAGAGGCCAGCCCTGTTGTGGTGGAGAAGTCCAGCTACCCGCACCAGATCTACAGCATTAGCTCTCACCACTCCCACAGTTACATTGGGCTGCCCTACGCC GACCACAACTATGGGGCGCGCCccccgcccactcccccggcctcccctcccccctccatgcTGATCCGGCCGGGCGAGGGGCTGTTTGTGCCGGGGGGYCTGCAGGACGAGGCTTCCAGGGGCACCACACTCAGCACCTCGGAGGAYGGCAGCTACGGGGCCGACATCACCCGCTGCATCTGTGGCTTCACCCACGACGACGGCTACATGATCTGCTGCGACAAGTGCAG tGTGTGGCAGCACATAGACTGCATGGGGATCGACAGGCAGCACATTCCTGAGACGTACCTGTGTGAGCGCTGCCAGCCGCGCATCCTGGACAGAGACCGKGCCATCGTGCTGCAGACCCGCAAGAGGGAGAACATGTCCGGTGAGTGGAGAGATG GCATACCGGTATGTATCTCTGCAGACGGGGACACCAGTGCCACAGAGAGTGGGGACGAGGTGCCACTAGAGTTGTACACGGCCTTCCAGCACACGCCCACCAGCATCACACTCACCACCGGCCGCCTGGCGKGCAACAAGCAGGCCGACAAGAAACGCAAGAGGAGCGGAGACAAGGAGCCTGTCGCCACCTCGGCCCGAGCCAAGAAG GCGTTCCGTGAGGGCTCCAGGAAGTCCTCCAGAGTGAAGGGTGGAGCTCCAGAAATGGAGCCCGGGGAGCACCCGTCTCTGTGGGAGAACAAGATGAAGGCTTGGATGGAGGCCTACGAGGATGCCGGCAGCAACCAGTACAGCGAGGACGTCCAGATCCTGCTCCGCGTCAAGGAGGCCGGCGACGGCAAGACCCtggcctacaacacacacacagccaccttcAAACCGCCCGTGGAG AGCCAGGTTCAGAAGAACAAGAAGATCCTGAAGGCAGTGAGGGACTTGGCTCCAGAGTCCCTCATCATAGAGTACAGGGGCAAGTTCATGCTGCGACAGCAGTTTGAGGCCAACGGATGCTTCTTCAAGAG GCCGTACCCCTTTGTGTTGTTCTACTCAAAGTTTGACGGGCTGGAGATGTGTGTGGACGCCCGCAGCTTTGGCAACGAGGCCCGCTTCATCCGACGCTCCTGCACCCCCAACTCTGAG gtgcGTCATGTCATAGAGGATGGTATGCTCCATTTGTACATTTACTCTTTGAGGTCCATCAGCAAAGGCACCGAGATCACCATAGGCTTCGACTATGACTATGGCTGCTG tAAATACAAggtggattgtgcatgtgtgagagGGAACCCAGAGTGCCCGGTGCTGAAGTACAACCTGGAGCCCACAGAGAACCTGGAGGCCAGCAGCCGCCGGCGGGGCCGCAAGGACAAGGAGCCCATGATGCAGCGAGGGGACCACCTGGACCTGGGCCAGAATCAGAACATGACCCTGGACTGTGACGGCAGGGCCAAGGGCCTGGGGGCCGACGGCAAGCAGAGGAAGCTATCACCCCTCCGCCTCTCCATCTCCAACAACCAG GATCCTACAGAGTTAGAGGGTGTAGAAGACCAGCCTGATAACTCCGTTAGCAGTGAAGTAGAGATGGAGTCAGAGGAGACcattgcagagagaaagaggaagatg GCCAGCCCAGCGGAGGAGTCCCATCTGCAAGGCGTGGGGGCCTCCAGCTGTCTGGGACTGAGTAAACCGGAG ACCCgtgaagagaggaagatggaggccATCCTGCAGGCCTTTGCCCgcatggagaagagggagaagaggcggGAGCAGGCCCTGGAGAAGATCGGCACCAAATCAGAGGGGGGCATCAAGGAGGAGCCCCCTGCCACCCCCGAGGCCGACATGCAGTCTCCTGGTATCATGACG ccccTGCTAGAGGTGAAGGAGGAGCCGGGTCTCAACAAGCCCACGCCGGCCAAGCTGCGAGGCAGCAAGCAGAGGAAGAGCTTCTCGCGGAGCCGCACCCACATTGGGCAGCAGCGGCGGCGAGCGCGCACCATCAGCACCTGCTCTGACATACCTCCCGGCTCGCCCGGGGAACTCCTGGACCCCCTGGCCAATGACGGCCCAGCCGTAGAGG TCCAGGACCCCGAACCAGAGGCCCTCTCCTCCCATGCCCCCGACACCAGCCCCCCTTACAGTGGCTCCC GCCCTGACAGAAACCGCTCCGGGCAGAAGTACCCCAAAACTAAAAAG CACTTGGTGAGTGAGTGGTGCGTCGACAAGCAGGAGCGATCATTGCGGACCCCAGAGCCGCCCCCGGAGAGGCCCCTGAGGATCAGCAGCGACCCGGAGGTGCTGGCACAACAGCTCAACGCCCTGCCCGGCATGGGCCCC AGCCCGCATGTCTACAGCACGCCCAAACACTACGTCCGCTTCTCCTCGCCCTTCC GCAACCGCAGCCCCACCACCCCTGGGGTGCCGACCGGAC CGCGTTCCCGCGAGCTGCCCGACACGCCACCCACCTCAGGCTCCTGCAAGAAG CGCTGGCTGAAGCAGGCTCTAGAGGAGGAGACCACCACCCCTCCACCCAGCAGCGGCCGGC CCCTGGTCATGCCCAGCGAGGGCCCTCTCAGCCCCCCTATCAACGGGACTCTGACAGCCCCCCCCTACAATGGCAGCTGCACCTTGCCAGGTGAGGACTCTG AGTTGCCCACTCCTCTGAAGAAGCGGCGCCTGGGTCTGTGTCCGCTGGACGCCTGCATGTCAGAGAGCTCCACCCCCTACGACTCTCCCTGCGCCACGCAACAACCCGGGCCGACCTATCAGAGCGGTACACCCCTACTGCTGGCCACGCAACCACCCCGCGTCACCCGTACGGAGGCCGAGCCCCGAGCCTCTACCTAGACCCCCACACACGCACTCAGTGCCCCGCAGGAA AGCGAGTCTTCCCTGGACAGCTCACCAGAGGGCAGTCGCAGACCCA CCCAAGAGGCTGAGCGACCACCTTCGCT CTCCTCCCCCTGTGTAGCGGTCAGGGCTCCCAGTCTGGACGTGTTGCCCC CACCGACGCCCAAGACCAGCGCCCCCGTGAGCCCAGCCCCCACCGCAGAGTCCCAGGACTGTGTGGGAGAGGAGGGGCCAGAGACAGGGGCCGAGGGCAAAGGCGaggccccctcctcctccacagatccagcctcttcctccc ctcccccctggaTGAAGAGTCCAGAGAGAGTGGGTCTGTCAGGGCCAGGGGGTCTGTCCTTCTCCCCATCAACTCTAACCTGAGGGACTTACCCCTCACACACCCTGGAGCCCATCTTGGCCTTCAGGCCTGAGgcgtggctg gctgtggctgtggctggtgTTGTGACTGTACCAGTACCCTTGGCAGCAGGACCCTTCACAGAGGCTGCAGGGTCTCTCTTTTACCCCTGCCCTGAGGAGGGGGGAACCCTGGCCTTCTCTCGTTCACTGAGTGGAGACAGCACCGGAGAGGGAGGGTCAGGACAGAATCCCCACAGAAGAAAAA AGGTGTCTTTGCTGGAGTACAGGAAACGTCAGCGTGAGGCGCGGCGAGCGGCTCCAAAATGGAATGCGGCTCGCTGTTCTACAACACCTACCCTGGTGGAGATGTTCCTCTTGCCCATGGAGACCACCCAAGAGCCTCCACCCCTGGCTCCAGCCCTGGCTCCAGCCCAAGCTCCAGTGGCCCTGCTGCAGTGGCCCCACCCCGCCCGAGCCAAATACCCCCAGCCCAGTGAGGACACAGAGCCCCCTgtcgagggga gagaggggggagagggacagtGGACTCGTCCCACCTCGGTGGGCAGGCAAGAGAGCGTGGCTACCAGAGCCCTGTCGCTTAGTGACCACAGCAAAGACAAAg AGACCGAGGGCAGTGAGGCCCCAGTCAGAGATTGTTCATCTCCTAGCCTGCAGAGGACCCCAACCCACACG ccGTGTTCTCCTGGCCCAG GCCCGTCCCAGCCTAGCAGTCGcccagtgaaggaggaggagagtgacagCCGGCCTCGGACCCCTCCCAGGCTGCCCCACAGCAGCCCAGCAAGGCCTGCCGTACCCAAGAGCCAGCCCCCTGACCCCACCAAGCTGCACCTGCTGCACACCTGCCCTGCCCCCTACATTCTCGCCTCCTCCTCATCCACTCCCAACCCCGGCTCAGGGCTCCCTTACCGCAGCCAGAGGGCCTTCCTCTTTGCTCCTCCTCAGTCCAGCCACAGGCTCAACCAGGGCCGCCCCCTTCTCCCAGTCAGCCCACAGTccgctccctcccctcctccaccagcACCTCCAG TAGCAGCCTACTTCCCCAGCCAGTCAGCCTCCCGCGTGGGATCCTTCCTGGGTTCCAGGCCTTCCGTGACGTCCCCATTCCCCTGGAGGCCAGCCCTCCTGCAGACTCTTCCTCACCACGCCCTGCACTACCAGAGCTC accactcccctcctccccccccccaccacaacaTCTGGGCCC GCCGGGCCTGCTGCACGTTAACCTGCAGCCTCCTCCTGTCCAGCAGCACCAGCTCCTCCTGACCACA tctcctccctcctcctccgcccCCCCACAGGCCAGACCACCAGCTGCAGCAGCCCTGTCCAGCACCCTCCTGTCACTCAACCAGGGCCTGCCT TtcctcccacccccaccccctcctcctgcctcctcgaCCGGTGTCCCCATGCAAGTGC GCCCTCACCACTTCAGAACTTGGGGGCCTTTCCAACCTCGCTGATGCACACCGGCGGCAACCACTAACCCCTCAGTGCCCCTCTCCACCTACCCCCCGTCCCACCAGCAGACTGgactgcccccccctctctccccctccccagcAGCAGACTCAGCCGGCCAGGCCGTGCCCACCGCCACTCAGATGCCCAGCGGGACACGTGGGGCCC TTCACAACGCTGGGTACCTGGGCACGGGGTGGGCACGACCGCCTCCATGCAGGCCTCCCCCTTGGCCCCGCCAGCCCCTGTGA